The proteins below come from a single Triticum aestivum cultivar Chinese Spring chromosome 5D, IWGSC CS RefSeq v2.1, whole genome shotgun sequence genomic window:
- the LOC123124850 gene encoding hydroxycinnamoyltransferase 4, with translation MAVQVVTSELVAPSEATPRRALWLSNLDLGARNGYSPTVYFFRAPHRGDGKAESFFSAGVLRAGLARALVPFHPFAGRLGAGRGGRAEIDCNDQGALFVVARSEAALDDFQGFAPSKEMRDMFVPPYDNAGAGAPLLMLQVTFFRCGGVALGTAMHHFVIDGRSAFHFIQTWASIARGDASATVPPSLDRTPLRARSPPAVHFDHSREYRLTTPASTDPPAAGGVKPSSEYASAILRVTGAQAAALRARAGAPRVSTFRALVAHVWRCACAARSLAPDAESRLYTMIDMRARLSPPLLDAYFGNAVVRTSVSARVGDLLSGPLGFGARRLRAATGQGDEYARSVVDYLETADMGALPRSGLPGTDLRVISWMGMPSHDADFGWGEPAFLAPALMFYPGFVYLMSCPGKGGDVAVAVSLEPDRMARFKELFSEEMAAME, from the exons ATGGCCGTCCAAGTCGTGACGTCCGAGCTGGTCGCGCCGAGCGAGGCCACCCCGCGGCGCGCGCTCTGGCTGTCCAACCTCGACCTCGGCGCCAGGAACGGCTACTCCCCGACCGTCTACTTCTTTCGAGCGCCCCATCGCGGCGACGGCAAGGCCGAGTCCTTCTTCTCGGCCGGCGTCCTCAGGGCGGGGCTGGCCAGGGCGCTGGTCCCGTTCCACCCCTTCGCCGGCCGCCTCGGCGCGGGCCGCGGCGGCCGGGCGGAGATCGACTGCAACGACCAGGGCGCGCTCTTCGTCGTCGCGCGGTCCGAGGCCGCGCTCGACGACTTCCAGGGCTTCGCGCCGTCCAAGGAGATGCGCGACATGTTCGTGCCGCCGTATGAcaacgccggcgccggcgccccgtTGCTCATGCTTCAG GTCACCTTCTTCCGGTGCGGCGGCGTGGCGCTCGGCACGGCGATGCACCATTTCGTCATCGACGGCCGCAGCGCCTTCCACTTCATCCAGACGTGGGCCAGCATCGCCCGCGGGGACGCCAGCGCCACCGTGCCCCCGTCCCTCGACCGCACCCCGCTGCGCGCGCGCTCCCCGCCGGCCGTCCACTTCGACCACAGCCGCGAGTACCGCCTCACCACCCCCGCATCAACCGATCCTCCTGCCGCTGGCGGCGTCAAGCCGTCGTCGGAGTACGCCAGCGCCATCCTCCGCGTGACCGGCGCACAGGCCGCGGCGCTCCGGGCGCGCGCGGGCGCGCCCCGAGTGTCCACGTTCCGCGCGCTGGTGGCCCACGTCTGGCGCTGCGCGTGCGCGGCGCGCTCCCTGGCGCCCGACGCCGAGTCCCGCCTCTACACCATGATCGACATGCGCGCCCGCCTCTCTCCGCCGCTCCTGGACGCCTACTTCGGCAACGCGGTGGTGCGCACGTCGGTGTCCGCGAGGGTGGGCGACCTGCTGTCCGGCCCGCTCGGGTTCGGGGCGCGGCGGCTCCgcgcggcgacggggcagggcgaCGAGTACGCGCGGTCGGTGGTGGACTACCTGGAGACGGCGGACATGGGGGCGCTGCCGAGGAGCGGGCTGCCGGGGACGGACCTGCGGGTGATCAGCTGGATGGGGATGCCGTCGCACGACGCCGACTTCGGGTGGGGCGAGCCGGCGTTCCTGGCGCCGGCGCTCATGTTCTACCCGGGGTTCGTGTACCTGATGAGCTGCCCGGGCAAGGGCGGCGACGTGGCGGTGGCCGTCTCGCTGGAGCCGGATCGCATGGCGAGGTTCAAGGAGCTCTTCTCCGAGGAGATGGCCGCCATGGAGTGA